In Myripristis murdjan chromosome 5, fMyrMur1.1, whole genome shotgun sequence, the genomic stretch agagaggataaaatgaataataataataataataataatggtgatgatgattatgattatggtgataataataataataataataataataataataataataataatgagattCGATTTAACGATAGGCAATTTGTAAGATAAAATTATCAAAACCTCTTAGCAATGTTCAAAGATGGGTGATGCAgcgaacaaacaaaaaacagcctaACAAAAACAGCCTAAGCTGCGGGTGGCTAAACccaaattttcagtttcatggAATAATAGTAAGGTAGCAACAGAACATTCAACCACTCTGAACGTATAACCCAAAAGTGTCTACCACTTGGCCTAAATGGTCTTTCAAATCTTGAAAATTTTACTCCAAGTCGATTTACATGTATAAGTGTCCATGTCAATATCTGGCCATGTGTCCATGTCAACACACaacttcaacatctgcaaaaaggCCAGAAGGTCAATGCAGGTGGCTCCTCTGCTTCTTGAAGAAGGTACACCTTGGTGAAGGGCCTGTCCAGATACACTAAATAGACAAAAGTATTgagccacacctcttaatcattgaattcaggtgtgtCACTCAGTCCCACTGCCACagatgtataaaatcaagcagcgtgccctgcagtctgcctttacaaacatttgtgaaacaatggctcgttctaaagagctcactgaattccagtgtggtactgtaatagtaatgtaataggatgccacaattgcaacaagtcagttggtgaagtttcttccctcccaGATATTCCATGATCatctgtaagtggtattattgcaaagtggaagcatttaggaaccacagcaactcctCTGCCACCAAAGCTACAGTGCGCTGAGgtgcatagtgcgtaaaagtggccaacgctttgctgactcaataactgcagcgCTCCAGGCCCCCTCTGGCatgaacatcagcacaaaaactgtgagccaggagcttcatggcattaGTTTCTATGGCCGAGCAGccacatgcaagccttacatcaccaaacaCAATGCCAAGTGTCGAATGGAGCCATGTAAAGCACGCTGCCgttggactctggagcggtggagtgaccaatcacacttctctagTGGCCTGATGGtcaagtctgggtttggcaaATGCTGTTCCAGCAGGAAAGTGCCTTCCCCTGCCCCTATGCAACAAGTAaggtccataaaggcatggttgggtgagtgTGGTGTGCAAGAACTTTACTGacctgcacagagccctgacctcaaccccatccaacacctctGGGATGAACAAGAACAGAGATtgcgagccaggccctctcatccaacatcagcgtctgacctcacaaatgctcttctggatgaatgggcaaaaatttccagacacactccaaatcttgtagaaagccttcccagaggagtggaagctgttctagctgcaaagagCTGCATGCATGCAGCTGCTTGACCATAGTAATGCCTGTGGATTTAAaatgggatgtcagaaaagctcctgtaggtgtaatgtggtGGTGCAagacttttgtccatatagtgcaACTGATCCTTGTcttgatgcaaatgtgaaatacaagtccttttttttatcacaatCCTTCAGGTGTGCAAAAATgctcaactgagaaaaaaaaaaacatggtataagtgtgtaatttgatggttgagtgtGCATGGTTGTCATCACTGGCTGACACACCGATCAATTAGTGCACTTTCAATTAGGCATGTGGACAAGTGGGAGCTAAAGTTTTtgatcatttaaattttaaaacttCAAGGTTAACACTGATGTAATTATAGGCACTTCATAAGTTATTAACTCCCTCTCAAAATTAGCAGTTTTcaatattgttgtatatttgGATTTATCAGTTCTTTCACAATAAGAAGCCTAATTTCCTAACACAATACCTAACAGTATTTTCTATGTAAATGTTCGATATTTAAAGTGACAACATTGCAGGGGTACATGTTCACAACTGTATATACACAGAGTAGTTACTTATATTATTCATCTCTAAGAAAAAGGATTTTGATTGGATGTTAGACCcctaattctgtgtttattttggtcACTACTGTGTAACGCTgtgattaaaaacagaaatgaggtgCATACTACCAACTTACATAACCTGCCATTTAAGCGACAAGGTAAGGGACCTTTGGTCATGAAGGGGCGTCTCGTTAGCAATCAGCTATGATAGACTTGAAAAATTGATGCCACCATGGGGGGCACAGTAGGGAAAGCAACAACTTAGCAACAAGCTCCATTTCTCATAAACAgaccgaccgaccgaccgaccgaccgGCATTGCTTTCTAAAAATATTTGGCACTGCTGTGTATGTACATCAACTCTCAGATTTAAGGAATTCCAAAATCTAATTTGGAGTCATTACCTCAGCTGTTTTCATAACCTTAACTTCCCCAGATGTTTTTATATTCATcagcaaaaacatacaaacaacacaccacgtttgttttttattgtaagCTATGCACATGACtcattttaagtttgtttttatacATGATTGTCCAAACAAACTTATTGCAAATATATTACATAGAACCtcatcattataaataaatagctgTCATCTTCTTAATTTCAATATCGTCCATActcttttacacatttttcaacACGGCAGGGAATAATGTCagttgtttgcttttgcaatATATAAATCCATTGGTCAAATGTGAAGCTAACATAAGATCTGAAGctattgaaaacacaaacacgagCTATGTTTGCATATTTACAGTAACCTATGTCACCAACAAAAATGGTAACAATGGAGCAAAGATATTCCATGTTTCCACATGCAAACAGAGATATAAAACTCATGAAATGAAACTCACCACTACAAgtctgaagcttttttttttttttttttttttttataacaggcTGAGCTACACTAGTCTCATGTTGGTATTTATAGCTGATGTGATGGAGGGGGAAAGGGGGAGTTAAATTATGGCTAACTGGGGTAATGTGCACCATAATCACATCAACAAGAAAGacttttcctgtcattttccaTCAGTTAAAAACAACCTTCATGCTTGCTTCAGGTGATGAGAATTATTCATCTTCCTTCTCTAAATATAACACGGCTGTCGCGACAAAACCACTTCATAAGAGGAtgctttcctccatctctctcctaaATAGTGTTCTATGATTCCTCTGCTACACATTTCACTTCAGTTTGCTAAGAAAGTCAATGAGCGCTAGGTGAAACTCTCTGGGTTTGTCCATGTAGCATGCATGGCGAGCCCCCTCCAACTTCAGCACTGAGTGATGTGGAAGCTGTATGAGGTTCTTGTGGGACTGGGCGCCCAGATTCGTGTCCAGCGCTCCAAACACAATCAGAGTGGGAGTCTGCAGGGCAAAGAAGAGTCAGCGAGCGGGGAGAACGTGATGTTAACAGTTTgaagacatacacagacaaatatCTATGTACAGATGtgtacagatacacacacctgaTTGGGGTACTTGTGAGACACACCAAATTGGCTAACACTGCTACTGGCCATACACCTATTAGCATTTCAATTTTGCACactaacacaaaaacactgaaaatgtcatgagaaGCCAACAAGAATACATCATGTTGTGCTCTTTTGATTGGGTTAATTTATAAACCATAAATACATGAATTGATGTTGCTATTCTGGCACGTTTTTCCTCATCaaatccttttttctctcccttgcaTTTGTAAATCACCCATGGAAAATATTCTAGCAGCATTGTAATTAGAAGTTATTCACATATGCACTGCAAAGCTACTTGGCTCAATTTGGCtatttctgttgttctgttgtaggaCTACATAGGTGGATGTGTTGTGCTTCACTGTACTCTTCCACTGCATTAGGGGTGAAACGGTTCACCTTCTTCACCCAGATGggtttgtttcagtgtttagaccacagttcagtttgtatcaGTGTTTggcttgacaaaaaaaatgaactgactcAGAATTCAAGTTGTTTCTTTTTGATTTAAACATACACTGAGAATTCAATACCAAAAACTGGATAGGGGTTTCGGCGTTGTTCTGTAATGGTTGTGCAGCATAGCACAATGCCTTCAGGTTCAGTATGTGGAAAACACAGGTATGAGCCCTAATGTTATTATTAATCAAATTCATTGTTTAAAGCTCTGCACTGTGAATGTGCCTGCTGTAATCATGCAccatgcttaaaaaaaaaaaaaaaaatcagtgtaagACCTGTGGTGAGAGCAAAAAGTCATGACAACAGGTTTTCCATTTCAGCACAAAATCATTAAAACCCCTGGACTACATACTCGCTTATGATGATCATAGCCCAGGCTTCATCTCCCTCACCTGGACATTTTGGTATTGTTGTGGAGTGTAACTTCGAGTTCCAACTGGAGCTATGGAGATGAAGCCATGCAGCTGAGCGCTGTGCTTCATGAGGAACGGTATGGAGTAGTGCCCGCTCATGGAGGGACTCAAAAGCACAGGTGTCCTGACACCAAGGGCCTCCATGAACCTCTGAAGGAGGTCCACCCGATTCTGATCGGTCTTCAGGGCATCTGAGTCAGGGGAGTTCCCAAATCCTTCAGGACACAAAAAGAATATATGGACGAAGAGTAATGGATTAACCCTAAAAAGACCCAAAGAGGTTGCTTTTTACTTTGTAGAATTATACCCACATATTAATAAGTGAAACCAGTGTTTATATCGCTCCACAGGTGTATCGGGAATGGAAACTAACATCTACACGCCCCATCCTGCCTGTTCTATGTTTGACCACTAGAGTGTACTGTCTGAAcataaaatgatgttttacCAAACCAATAAAATCCATGTCTTGACTCCATAAATCACTCTACTAAAGCtctattacacacacattttctgaaacATGTTATCACCCCCTTGTGTGGATTACATTTTAGACCAAAATAACTGCATTCATCCTTTGGAGATCTAATGACAGAGCTTAAACTTTCACTTTGATTCAATTTTGAGTATTTCTGCTCTATAAATATAAACACTAATCTGGTTTTAGTTGAATTAGTATACCAGACTGAATATGTTATTATGCAAAATACTATAAAATTCAGTTTTAGAGTATCATCATTACAGTCAAGACAGTCACACGCTGACTTGCATAAATGTTGATTATGTATAGGACTGAAGATCTACCTGGCAGGTCCATAGCCAAAGCCTGATATCCATTAGCTGCTAGCAAGGCAAGGGTGCCCAGTTCTTCCCAGGTTTTAGATGTGAACGCCTGGCCGTGCAAAAGGACTACCTGCAgcctgcagaaaaacagagttGTCATGAGGCTTGTTGACAGTTGGTTTCAGGAGAATTTACAAAATCAACACAGACCAGACAATTAGAGCTATAATTTGATAGTAACACTTGAATTTATATGCACTTCATTCTCTTTGTTAAGTGTTTTGGTGTTAGTAGTTAAAGGGACAAAATGCTTTAGCAGTGTAAGTCAGTCTGTACTTGTGATTGCCTAAACTCACCTGGGCAGTATCTGCCGTCCAGCTCCGTCGATAGGTAAAGCTTCTCGGAAGAACAGCGGAGGGTCCCCGGGTAGCTGTCCTGTGCGAACAGACACGTTGAcagttgggggtgggggaggggaggcagcCACCAGCCCCATTCGCTGAACTTCAAGAGACGGCTCCATGCTGCCCTGGCGAATGGATGGCAGCAGCAGGTACAGCAGCACTGTGGCCAGCAACACCAGGCCCAGAACAACGAGACGATTACGCAAGAAATTCATTTCGTCAAGATCTCTGATCTAGAAAAAAGGTGGTAGAGAGCATACATCGTCTGAGAGCCCATCATATGGATTCTATTCGTACAAGTTGGTTCGTCCACATCCACCCAGACCATAATGGATCCACCGATGTCTTTGTCTTAACACAGTTACTAGTCAAACacattaaccccttgaactcagatttccccttaaatttctcCTTACGTAGCTTAAATGTtagaaaagcatttttttccatattgtatgacCATGTCAcaaacatattctgtatctgctggttgcaacacatCACACTtgcattgagtgaaatattcaaacccaagatgccactgttttatggctgccgcattacattaaacagaaaatatctagatatcttgtgcattgttttatacacattttcttgCAATTCAGCATGCTATATTTGTTATCTTTGGAAACCCTGGGATCTCCTCTGGAATTTACCAttaagttctgtgggtttgaacaaagctcaccAGCAGTGCAGTCTGCATTTGTAACGCAAAATCCACAAATGGGAGCAGCGAAGTTAAAGACAATCAGTTAAAGACTGATTATTAAGCAGTTCTACCTTTGATCAGGAGTGGATTTGTTTTACAAAATTTAGAGCATCAGTGAGAGCCTAGTCAAATAAGCACAGCCATTCATAATgatcattcacacactcacacaccaaccATTTCACCAGACAGTGAACACACAGTACAAGCGGTCGACAGTGGACCCTGCTTACATTCTGTGTGGCCAGCGAATTGCAAATTGGAGATACAGTTAGGAACAGGTGGATGGCCCAATACACACCTTCCTCTTGTGTAGGCAGTAAAAGACTACTCTCTTTTAAAACCAGTCTACATCACAGTGTATTATacagagcagctgtgtgtgttcaacAGTGATGAAggctctgcacaaacacacaaacacaacagacctAAAAGAGAGATTTGTCATCCGTCATGTGGACGCGCACTGTGTAAGGCAACAGCAGCCCTCATGGATGAACAGTAAATAATCAGTACGcaataacagcaacagcagaatcAATGTACAGGCGCTTCAAGCTTTAGCTGCCATCATTTCAATATGTCAATATGAGCATGGAGGCTGCCATTAGCGCTATAGATGTCTGTGGCATTAATCCTCTGCACAGTGGACACTGCAGTGCACAGTGTTTGCCTGCTGCAGATGGCATCATAGCGATGCAGCGTTAAAGGAAACATACCAAGACAAAGTAGATGAATGTTAAACACGTTCACTgacggacggaggaggaggcagcCGTCATGTCTTCCTCTGCACTGCTGCTTACTGACACCAAACTCCCTGCTgatcctaaaaaaaaattgcttcacAGCTTCGGAATGGTGCTGGAGTGCAAAACAGCACTTGAAATTGTtcggaaaaaaatctgcagtatttttttttactggttaaaaaaaaaaaaaaaaaacaagtcgtACATGCAACGTCCCTTACGTGAAACTGTTGTGAAACGCAAAAGAGACGACTGAGTCCGGGAACAGTGACATGTAGGTATTCTCATGTAACATATATCCACGAAATGTTGTAAAACTGTCCTGTCCGCCTAATGCCTGCTACAgctaaaaaacagaaaacaataatCCACTGTCCCTCGTCGGAGCACATACCGAGCTGCACACAACAGGAGGACTGGTCGCGTCATTTCCGGTTCTGAGaaggattaaataaataaaaaaataaaaaaataaaagatttggGTAACGAGCTGTGTCTTTGTCACATTTACTTTTCATAAACAACTCAGCAGGATCTGATCTCTCCAACCAACCATTTGAACATTCATTGTAAACTGGACATCATCTGCCAAATTACATATTAAAttgaataacaataataatgaataaaataaaataaaaaagaaataaatagaattgcggtataaataataagaaataaataagaagaagaggaaaaagaaatataagAAGAAtgataaaactacaaaaaaaaattactaacaTGGGATGGAGTATTGATACTGTAATGCAAATGCACCAGCATAACATAAAttataatactactactactaccactagttgtactactactactactactattagtagttctagtagtactactaccgctattactactattactactactaccactactactattagtgGTTCTGGCAGTACTACTATGACTGCTACTagttctactactactaccactactacaactagctctaatactactactactactacaactagtTCTAGTAGTtctactaccacaactactactattaatcttcatcattatcatcatcgtcgtcaccATGATAATTACAataagaagacaaagaagaatgTTAAACTTagaacagatagatagatagatagatagatggatagatagacatCTAATACAGATGTAAAACATTGAATGATGTGGCGTGGAGCAGTGAGGCTGTGCTGCAGGAGCCCCAGCAGCACGGTGAAGAGGCAGCCaggacagaggagcagctgtgtAGATGGAGGCTGCTGGTGGGGAACCAGAGGCTGCACGTCTGGTTTGAGTTAGAAAACAAGGCCTCTACTGTACCGTCTGAAAATGCTGCCTAATTTGGCAGTCGCAACAAGAGGGGCATTCCAGTGCCACCACCGAGATGAAATGATAGAAAATGACAGCATGGGCAAAGTTACATTCAGATTTCGATTTTAATATTgaaattttcaaatataaaaaaagtgaataaatatttttgggATACAAGATATGAAACACCTGTGAAACCACTTGGAAGGCAGAAGAAGTCTTTGGGAGTCTTTTCAATCAGACAGAGCTGTTGTCATAGATATACACTGAAAACACCGTCACTCGGACAGGTGGGGACTCCCTCAAAAGCTacaccacctcctcccctcAGGGAGTACACCAACAGCACAACTACAGCGGGTAACTGAACCATTAACAACCTGTGATCCTCCATATCCaagcgcacacacgcacacacgcacacacacacacacacacacacacacacacacacacacaactacacctATTAACTTGAGGCTTGCTAAACAGGGCTCTCTCAACATAACATGATCACATTTAAAGCATTTGAAAATCAGcttaaatataatttaaatattcATTGATTTTGTTCTTCAGTTTGTCTGCAAgaaccactttgtttttattgggaaataataatgaaaatgtaagTATACAGTGCAGTAAAAAAGTTGTGAATTAAGAAGAAATTCAAGGCTTTTCAGATTTTCAAGCACTTACTCTGTCTCTTGTGTATAGTCTTCAAATGTAATACCTTGCATGTACATACCAATGCAGTATTGAGGGGCAGATTATCACTGTATTACtctttagtgatttttttcctccacctctATACCACAGAGATCAAGGTCATTATAACTCGTACAACTGGTCGTTTCTCATTAAACTCTGCTGTCAGCAACCTTGGTTAATTTTTGATCGATACCATGAAAAGGTGTACTTCAAAGCTGGAAAGATGGCATTAAGGTGCACTTAAAATCCTACAGTCGTACCTTTAAAAGCAATATTACATGTCGTTAAAGATAACAAAGCCCCAAATAAAGCATTAGATCATTTTCACAATGCAAACA encodes the following:
- the abhd14a gene encoding protein ABHD14A gives rise to the protein MNFLRNRLVVLGLVLLATVLLYLLLPSIRQGSMEPSLEVQRMGLVAASPPPPPTVNVSVRTGQLPGDPPLFFREALPIDGAGRQILPRLQVVLLHGQAFTSKTWEELGTLALLAANGYQALAMDLPGFGNSPDSDALKTDQNRVDLLQRFMEALGVRTPVLLSPSMSGHYSIPFLMKHSAQLHGFISIAPVGTRSYTPQQYQNVQTPTLIVFGALDTNLGAQSHKNLIQLPHHSVLKLEGARHACYMDKPREFHLALIDFLSKLK